A genome region from Alphaproteobacteria bacterium includes the following:
- a CDS encoding efflux transporter outer membrane subunit, protein MKKTIAALLMLSTLTACNITADYVRPDTNIPAGWKKGDKVVDGVTTINADWWRNFKSAELDALMTEALAQNLDLKQSLARIRQSRASLKVADSFLVPSVDASASTGGTETRRNASNNDGWLSSGRAALDVSYELDLFGANRAGVKSAKALVRNSQYSHDALALIVMSDVAKIYFQMLNLRERQGIAEKNLKNIGEVLKVAQARFDAGSTSAIDVSRQKTELSNSRASVAALKNQVNATENALSVLLGRAPQDMKIKGWGLGGIASPKVPLTQPASILTQRPDIKAAEANLIAANADITAARAAFFPTVNIGAGVGMALSPLGGPATNTLSLLASLAAPIFNGGRIAAGVDRATARELELAENYRLTVLTSLQEIENALSAVKAAKTRQADFADAVKEAQKTYELSRGLYEAGSVDYQTMLEAERSLLSTNDNYASVKLELLNAQIDLYRSLGGGWVNNPNSQAAKK, encoded by the coding sequence ATGAAAAAGACCATCGCCGCCCTTTTGATGCTGTCCACGCTGACCGCATGCAATATCACCGCCGATTATGTGCGGCCGGATACGAACATCCCCGCCGGCTGGAAAAAGGGCGACAAGGTCGTCGATGGCGTCACGACCATCAATGCCGACTGGTGGCGCAATTTCAAGAGCGCCGAGCTGGACGCGCTGATGACCGAGGCGCTGGCGCAAAACCTCGACCTGAAACAGTCGCTGGCCCGCATCCGCCAGTCGCGCGCGTCGTTGAAGGTCGCCGATTCATTCCTTGTGCCCAGCGTCGATGCGTCGGCCAGCACGGGCGGCACGGAAACCCGCCGCAACGCGTCGAATAACGACGGCTGGCTGTCGTCGGGCCGCGCGGCGCTGGACGTTTCCTACGAACTCGACCTGTTCGGCGCGAACCGCGCGGGCGTGAAATCGGCCAAGGCGCTGGTGCGCAACAGCCAGTACAGCCATGACGCGCTGGCCCTGATCGTGATGTCGGACGTCGCCAAGATTTACTTCCAGATGCTCAATTTGCGCGAACGCCAGGGCATCGCGGAAAAGAACCTGAAAAACATCGGGGAAGTTTTGAAGGTAGCGCAGGCGCGGTTTGACGCGGGATCCACCTCGGCGATCGATGTGTCGCGCCAGAAAACCGAACTGTCGAATTCGCGCGCTTCCGTCGCGGCGCTGAAAAACCAGGTGAATGCGACCGAAAACGCGCTGTCGGTGCTGCTGGGCCGCGCGCCGCAGGACATGAAGATCAAGGGCTGGGGATTGGGCGGCATTGCGTCGCCAAAAGTGCCGCTGACGCAGCCGGCATCGATCCTGACGCAGCGCCCCGATATCAAGGCGGCGGAAGCCAACCTGATCGCCGCGAATGCCGATATCACGGCGGCGCGCGCCGCGTTCTTCCCGACCGTCAATATCGGCGCGGGCGTGGGCATGGCGCTGTCGCCGCTGGGCGGGCCCGCCACCAATACGCTGTCGCTGCTGGCATCGCTGGCGGCGCCGATCTTTAACGGCGGGCGCATCGCGGCGGGCGTTGATCGTGCGACGGCACGCGAGCTGGAGCTGGCGGAAAACTACCGCCTGACCGTGCTGACATCGCTGCAGGAAATCGAAAACGCGCTGTCGGCGGTCAAGGCCGCAAAAACGCGTCAGGCCGATTTCGCCGATGCGGTCAAGGAAGCGCAGAAGACCTATGAACTGTCGCGCGGGCTGTATGAAGCCGGTTCCGTCGATTACCAGACGATGCTGGAGGCCGAGCGCAGCCTGCTATCGACCAACGACAACTATGCGTCGGTGAAACTCGAACTGCTGAACGCGCAGATCGACCTGTACCGTTCGCTGGGCGGCGGCTGGGTGAACAACCCGAATTCGCAGGCGGCGAAGAAGTAA
- a CDS encoding efflux RND transporter periplasmic adaptor subunit, protein MAQKKPSIRKGVKAFVILAVLCALVFGGYKYWQQRSAKEEAAARVTVVTIARGDIEEVVTAQGKLEPKEFVDVGVQVSGQIEKINVELGDVVKKDALIAEIDPKLYEAKVEADEARIKTLQAQIAQQDAQVTLVSLQFDRTKKLLETKAVSQDAYESAEAAMIIAKAQRDALDAQLQEAQSALDGDKANLGYTKIYAPMEGTVVIADTKEGQTLNATQSAPRVVQLANLDVMTVRAQVAEADVMRIKEGGEVYFTTLGSQGRKWQAKVRQILPTPDVVNEVVLYNVLVDVENKDRQLMSGMSTQMFFVMGRANNVPLVPISALGKRAPREDSDAGVAYRVRQPGGKDAEKIIHVGLMDRSMAEVKQGLSEGDKVTMEAPAGGDPATGVPRRMRNMSGRL, encoded by the coding sequence ATGGCACAGAAAAAACCGTCGATCCGCAAAGGCGTTAAGGCATTCGTGATTTTGGCGGTGCTGTGCGCGCTCGTCTTCGGCGGTTACAAATACTGGCAGCAGCGCAGCGCGAAGGAAGAAGCGGCGGCGCGCGTGACTGTCGTCACCATCGCACGCGGGGATATCGAGGAAGTCGTGACCGCGCAGGGCAAGCTGGAGCCCAAGGAATTCGTCGATGTCGGCGTGCAGGTGTCGGGCCAGATCGAGAAGATCAATGTGGAACTGGGCGATGTCGTCAAGAAAGACGCGCTGATCGCCGAGATTGACCCCAAGCTTTACGAAGCGAAGGTGGAGGCCGACGAGGCGCGCATCAAGACGCTGCAGGCGCAGATCGCGCAGCAGGACGCGCAAGTGACGCTGGTCAGCCTGCAATTCGACCGCACCAAGAAACTGCTGGAAACGAAAGCGGTCAGCCAGGACGCGTATGAGAGCGCCGAAGCCGCGATGATCATCGCCAAGGCGCAGCGCGACGCGCTGGACGCGCAGCTGCAGGAAGCCCAATCGGCGCTGGACGGCGACAAGGCGAATTTGGGCTACACAAAAATCTATGCCCCGATGGAGGGGACGGTCGTGATCGCCGACACGAAGGAAGGCCAGACGCTGAACGCGACGCAATCCGCGCCGCGCGTGGTGCAGCTGGCGAACCTCGACGTCATGACAGTGCGCGCGCAGGTGGCGGAGGCCGATGTGATGCGCATCAAGGAAGGCGGCGAGGTTTATTTCACCACGCTGGGTTCGCAGGGGCGCAAATGGCAGGCAAAGGTGCGCCAGATACTGCCCACGCCCGATGTGGTGAATGAAGTCGTTCTTTATAACGTGCTGGTCGATGTCGAAAATAAGGACCGCCAGCTGATGAGCGGCATGAGCACGCAGATGTTCTTCGTCATGGGCCGCGCGAATAACGTGCCGCTGGTGCCGATTTCCGCGCTGGGCAAGCGCGCGCCGCGCGAAGACAGCGATGCGGGCGTGGCATACCGCGTGCGCCAGCCGGGCGGCAAGGACGCGGAGAAAATCATCCATGTAGGCCTGATGGACAGGTCGATGGCGGAGGTGAAACAGGGCTTGTCCGAAGGCGACAAGGTGACGATGGAAGCGCCCGCGGGCGGCGACCCTGCGACGGGTGTACCTCGCCGCATGCGTAATATGAGCGGCAGGTTATGA
- a CDS encoding SGNH/GDSL hydrolase family protein produces the protein MKDLYFFGDSIAYGEWDEQGGWVQRIRSSLDQQFIYGRGDRALVYNLGIPGDTAADVLMRIEGEMAARFDPANQNFIIFAIGMNDSHFSTSAQKDRFTQDEFERNIGKLIGVARKFTQDIAFVGLNPIEEAKVQPLPWNTEKSYNMARVELFNSIIEKVAKEEGLFFADIWRDWAGGDMKAMLFDGLHPTATGHRRIAEKLNPFLQAAA, from the coding sequence ATGAAAGACCTCTATTTTTTCGGCGACAGTATCGCATATGGCGAATGGGACGAGCAGGGCGGCTGGGTGCAGCGCATCCGGTCATCGCTCGACCAGCAATTCATTTACGGCCGCGGCGACCGCGCACTGGTCTATAATCTCGGTATTCCGGGTGACACTGCTGCCGATGTGCTGATGCGCATCGAAGGCGAAATGGCCGCGCGTTTCGACCCCGCGAACCAGAATTTCATCATCTTCGCCATCGGCATGAATGACTCACATTTTTCGACTTCGGCGCAGAAAGACCGCTTCACGCAGGACGAGTTCGAGCGGAACATCGGCAAGTTGATTGGCGTTGCGCGTAAATTCACGCAAGACATCGCTTTCGTCGGGCTGAACCCGATCGAGGAAGCGAAGGTGCAGCCGCTGCCGTGGAACACCGAAAAATCATACAACATGGCGCGCGTGGAGCTGTTCAATTCCATCATCGAAAAAGTCGCGAAGGAAGAAGGCCTGTTCTTCGCCGATATCTGGCGCGACTGGGCGGGCGGCGACATGAAGGCGATGCTGTTCGACGGGCTGCACCCGACCGCGACAGGCCATCGCCGCATCGCGGAAAAGCTGAACCCGTTCCTGCAGGCGGCCGCCTAA
- a CDS encoding MacB family efflux pump subunit: protein MTPLLELKNIKRHYESGDTVVRALDGVTLTIGQGEFVAVMGQSGSGKSTLMNILGCLDSPTEGEYIIRGEQAASLEPDELANLRRKTFGFVFQRYNLLKTATAQENVEIPGVYDGMTKGERLERSEVLLSQLGMGNRLDHRPGELSGGQQQRVAIARALMNDPPVILADEPTGALDSQSGHEVMELLKKLHAEGRTIILITHDEKVAQNAHRIIRIHDGRIASDTGPVYRADAAPAPFRQSRKPGLLTEMGESFKTAFRALRANVFRTMLTLLGIIIGVAAVVTMMAIGDGSKQKVLNQINSMGTNVILVSPGMAGFRGGGDIVTLTPDDAAAIEDLPNVEAVTSERRSRQTLRFGNRDYATSVSAVSPSMPATRNWDMESGNFFTDRDMQGNASVAVIGQTIIDKIFPNEEDPIGKYMLVKNIPFEVIGILKKKGSMPWGGDQDDAVFVPLNTGLVRLVGGNYVNSISVKVSDMDAMQETQDAITQLLTARHRTVDFNVMNSASFIEMATTAQNTLTILLGAVAAISLLVGGIGVMNIMLVSVTERTREIGIRMATGARMRDIMLQFNIEAAVVCIIGGLLGLSLGFGAGWAVSLFEVDVNFAPLPPILAFSSAVLTGLVFGYLPARKAARLDPVAALSTE, encoded by the coding sequence ATGACCCCGCTCCTCGAACTCAAAAACATCAAGCGGCATTACGAAAGCGGCGACACGGTCGTCAGGGCGCTTGACGGCGTGACACTGACGATCGGGCAGGGCGAATTCGTGGCGGTGATGGGGCAGTCGGGATCCGGCAAATCGACGCTCATGAATATCCTCGGCTGCCTCGACAGCCCGACCGAGGGGGAATACATCATCCGCGGCGAACAGGCCGCATCGCTGGAACCGGACGAACTGGCGAATTTGCGCCGCAAGACATTCGGTTTCGTGTTCCAGCGTTATAACCTGCTCAAAACCGCGACTGCGCAGGAAAACGTGGAAATCCCCGGCGTCTATGACGGCATGACCAAGGGCGAGCGGCTGGAGCGGTCGGAGGTTTTGCTGTCGCAGCTGGGCATGGGCAACCGCCTTGATCACCGCCCCGGCGAATTATCGGGCGGCCAGCAGCAGCGCGTGGCGATTGCGCGCGCGCTGATGAACGACCCGCCCGTGATACTGGCGGACGAACCCACCGGCGCGCTGGACAGCCAGAGCGGGCACGAGGTGATGGAGCTTTTGAAAAAGCTTCATGCCGAAGGCCGCACGATCATCCTGATTACCCACGACGAAAAAGTCGCGCAGAACGCACACCGCATCATCCGCATCCATGACGGCAGGATCGCGAGCGATACCGGGCCGGTTTACCGCGCCGACGCCGCGCCTGCGCCGTTCCGCCAGTCGCGCAAGCCCGGGCTGCTGACGGAAATGGGAGAGTCGTTCAAAACGGCTTTCCGCGCGCTGCGCGCGAATGTGTTCCGGACCATGCTGACGCTGCTGGGCATCATTATCGGCGTCGCCGCCGTCGTGACCATGATGGCGATCGGCGACGGCAGCAAGCAAAAGGTTTTGAACCAGATCAATTCGATGGGCACCAACGTCATCCTTGTGTCGCCCGGCATGGCGGGTTTCAGGGGCGGCGGAGATATCGTGACGCTGACACCGGACGATGCGGCCGCCATCGAAGACCTGCCGAATGTCGAAGCCGTGACATCCGAGCGGCGCAGCCGGCAGACGCTGCGCTTTGGCAACCGCGATTACGCGACATCTGTATCCGCCGTCAGCCCGTCGATGCCGGCCACGCGCAACTGGGACATGGAAAGCGGCAATTTCTTCACCGACCGGGATATGCAGGGCAACGCATCGGTCGCCGTGATCGGCCAGACGATCATCGACAAAATATTCCCGAACGAGGAAGACCCCATCGGCAAGTACATGCTGGTGAAGAATATCCCGTTCGAAGTCATCGGCATTTTAAAGAAAAAAGGCTCGATGCCTTGGGGCGGCGACCAGGACGACGCGGTATTTGTGCCACTGAACACCGGCCTTGTGCGGCTTGTCGGCGGCAATTACGTCAACAGCATCAGCGTCAAGGTATCCGACATGGACGCGATGCAGGAAACGCAGGACGCAATCACGCAGCTGCTGACCGCACGCCACCGCACCGTCGATTTCAACGTCATGAATTCGGCTTCTTTTATCGAAATGGCGACCACGGCGCAAAATACCCTCACCATCCTGCTGGGGGCGGTTGCCGCCATATCGCTGCTGGTGGGCGGCATCGGGGTCATGAATATCATGCTGGTCAGCGTGACCGAACGCACGCGGGAAATCGGCATCCGCATGGCAACCGGCGCCCGGATGCGCGATATTATGCTGCAATTCAATATCGAGGCGGCCGTCGTCTGCATCATCGGCGGGCTTTTGGGGCTGTCTTTGGGCTTTGGGGCCGGCTGGGCGGTGTCGTTGTTCGAAGTGGACGTCAATTTTGCGCCCCTGCCGCCCATACTGGCCTTCAGTTCTGCTGTTTTAACCGGCCTTGTTTTCGGCTATCTTCCAGCGAGGAAGGCCGCGCGCCTTGATCCCGTCGCTGCCTTGTCAACGGAGTAA